The following proteins come from a genomic window of Candidozyma auris chromosome 4, complete sequence:
- the CDC27 gene encoding anaphase promoting complex subunit CDC27: MDDPFVTQQLRSVIVHSLDTFNYCNAEFAAEHLVASNPLDPDSLYLYTLVLYRQNKFKSAFNRTSSDLAHSHLGCSYIYARSCLHLGKYKEGVHTLVSLSPLYNETATSSSSESRDSSLPWNASPEPEDPAAFFSSPKQRHDYETNRRLYPDSSAVYHLLGDLYKAMGDTTKAALNYSTALKYNAFDFEAFQELARLGADVKVKSIYKPSQRRTSPSPVLEPKSTNTSATTSNATNTNDSAGISNPFATPRLAKNVDISTPRILSASVPDAPLRRPQNDEFIKPPPPQAFGQQQQVPLIQVQSQASKKSHHFSRKPSFAPPNSYTRQGLKRNSSQSFVSETRSPSQKDVDAADLTLRKLYSSLAKVYKCFCRYDCYKAIRLLESMPQHIKGTPWALSKLGRLHFEIVNYKQSRRYFVRLRQADRTRLEDMEYYSTLLWHLQKNVELTYLANEVHDIDSQSPITWCVMGNLFSLTREPDEAIKCFDKAIKLDPQFTYAHTLKGHEYYSSDNYEKALDCFRLSLLLDPRHYNALYGIGMVYINLGELHKADFHFKKAVSINPINVILICCVGMVLEKLGKKSLALKQYDLASKLQPLSALPAFKKASLLFSLQQFDKALEQFELVKELAPNEASVHFLLAQLYNIQNDKYSAIREFTIALNLDSKGNYLIREAMEMLKET, from the coding sequence ATGGACGACCCCTTTGTCACGCAACAGCTCCGGCTGGTGATTGTCCATTCCTTAGACACATTCAACTACTGCAACGCAGAGTTTGCTGCTGAGCACTTAGTGGCGCTGAATCCCTTGGACCCCGACCTGCTCTATTTGTACACACTAGTGCTCTACAGACAAAACAAATTTAAGCTGGCGTTCAACAGGACGTCTTCAGACTTGGCCCATTCACATTTGGGATGTTCATACATTTACGCTCGCCTGTGTCTTCATTTGGGCAAATACAAGGAGGGCGTTCACACGTTGGTGAGTCTTCTGCCGCTTTACAATGAAACAGCCACAAGCAGCTCGCTGGAGTCTCGAGACCTGCTGCTTCCATGGAATGCTCTGCCTGAACCAGAAGACCCAGCtgcatttttttctctgccaAAACAGCGACACGATTACGAGACTAACAGACGTTTATACCCTGACCTGTCTGCGGTGTACCACCTACTCGGAGACTTGTACAAAGCCATGGGGGACACAACAAAAGCTGCGTTGAATTATTCTACAGCGCTCAAGTACAATGCATTTGACTTTGAAGCGTTCCAGGAATTGGCCCGCCTCGGTGCTGAcgtgaaggtgaagagcATATATAAGCCCTCCCAGCGCCGGACGCTGCCTCTGCCTGTACTCGAACCCAAGAGCACGAACACTTCCGCCACTACTAGTAACGCCACCAACACTAATGACTCGGCAGGGATCTCCAACCCTTTTGCCACGCCGAGGTTGGCGAAAAACGTTGACATTTCCACTCCTCGCATCCTCAGCGCCTCAGTGCCTGACGCTCCTTTGAGGCGACCTCAGAACGATGAGTTTATCAAGCCTCCACCGCCACAAGCCTTTGGCCAGCAACAACAGGTGCCTCTTATTCAAGTCCAATCGcaagcttcaaaaaagcTGCATCATTTCTCTAGAAAGCCCTCATTTGCACCTCCTAATTCATACACCCGGCAAGGTCTCAAACGCAACTCGTCACAGAGCTTTGTATCCGAGACTAGACTGCCGTCACAAAAGGACGTTGACGCAGCGGACCTCACTCTCCGGAAGCTATACTCCTCATTGGCGAAGGTATACAAGTGTTTCTGTAGGTACGACTGCTACAAAGCAATTCGTCTTTTGGAGTCAATGCCGCAGCATATAAAGGGAACCCCTTGGGCTCTTAGTAAGCTAGGGCGTCttcattttgaaattgtcaaCTACAAGCAATCCAGAAGGTACTTTGTGCGGTTGCGCCAAGCGGACAGAACCAGACTCGAGGACATGGAGTATTACTCCACACTTCTCTGGCACCTACAAAAAAACGTTGAGCTCACGTACTTGGCAAACGAGGTCCACGACATTGACTCACAACTGCCAATCACATGGTGCGTCATGGGCAATTTATTTTCCTTGACCAGAGAACCAGATGAGGCGATAAAGTGTTTTGACAAGGCTATCAAGCTCGATCCCCAATTCACCTACGCTCACACCCTCAAGGGCCACGAGTATTACTCTAGTGATAACTACGAGAAAGCGCTCGATTGCTTCAGGTTGAGTCTCCTCTTGGATCCTCGTCATTACAACGCGCTCTACGGCATTGGCATGGTATACATAAACTTGGGGGAGCTACATAAGGCCGACTTCCACTTCAAAAAAGCCGTTTCCATTAATCCCATCAACGTGATTCTTATCTGCTGCGTGGGAAtggtgttggagaagctaGGTAAAAAATCGTTGGCGTTGAAACAGTACGATTTGGCTAGTAAGCTCCAGCCACTTAGCGCCCTCCCTGCCTTCAAAAAGGCATCGCTACTCTTCTCTCTACAGCAATTTGACAAAGCTTTGGAGCAGTTcgagcttgtcaaagagcttgCGCCGAATGAGGCATCTGTCCATTTCCTTCTTGCGCAGCTTTACAATATCCAAAACGACAAATACCTGGCTATACGAGAGTTCACCATTGCCTTGAACCTCGATTCAAAGGGCAACTACCTAATTCGTGAGGCCATGGAGATGCTTAAAGAAACGTAA
- the NMA111 gene encoding Nma111p — protein MAPIKRSASNGVVEHSPKRLAGDLNEKEMSSDSESLSDESMEDPFAAHAAAVAVSGSVNNNQWQGTITEVIKAVVSIHFTNITNFDTEVCLTSEATGFVVDSKRGIILTNRHVVGPGPFSGYAVFDNHEEAVVKPIYRDPIHDFGFLQFDPKTVMHMKIHELELRPDLAKVGTEIRVVGNDAGEKLSILAGFISRLDRNAPYYGALTYNDFNTEYIQAAASASGGSSGSPVVNEIGQAVALQAGGSTEASTDFFLPVFRPLRALQCIQQSQPITRGDIQVEWVLRPFEECRRLGLTPEAEAEARRRFPDKSGLLVAEIVLPEGPADNIIKEGDTLISINGEFIDSFIKVDEILDANVDKELEFVFQRGGHEFKQNIKIGDLHKITPSRYVEVAGASFNDLSYQMARCYCIPVKGVFISDASGTFDVSPNEKTGWILDKIDERPTPDLDTFIEVMKEIPDRQKVTIAYRHMSDLHTKNVHVVYVERHWQSDFRLATRNDKTGLWDFQSLQKDPLPPQEIAPQNARFVDIPFSDNRRQECAQMTRSFVQLRTISPISVDGSSLRKDAGYGVVVDAENGYVLVSRKFVPNDVLDVYLIFAESVDIPGKVVFLHPNLNYALVKYDASKVLADVRTPRFSRTPLKRGDKSFFVGYNYHFRMVTDDVTVSSISSLNICANPTTPRYRGTNLECILLDSKIAQECDTGALIDDNGTLRAFWLTYLGEQTEGISDVMYRMALDVSDVLPVIEGLKNNEIPKNLRILDAELTPLTVFSGRTRGVPQEWITRFEEECQDEVKFLSVYRVSAPSDESRPCPLQTSDIILTVNDKLVKSARDLSDMYTNDVLNFKVVRQKKVQDIAVPTVDTSALITSRIFFWCGAVIQEPHHAVRQLMETIPSKIYVAKKHAGGPMAQYGISTSVFITHVNDQETVDLESFIRIVTAIADNTYVKLRLVSFDHVPGAVSIKTNYHYFPTQELRKDLDTGEWKEVQHKCE, from the coding sequence ATGGCCCCTATTAAAAGACTGGCGTCCAACGGTGTCGTTGAGCACTCTCCCAAGAGGCTCGCAGGAGACCTTaatgagaaagaaatgaGCTCGGATTCGGAATCCTTGTCTGACGAAAGCATGGAGGACCCATTTGCTGCTCATGCAGCTGCCGTAGCCGTTTCGGGGTCAGTAAATAATAACCAGTGGCAAGGAACAATCACTGAAGTGATCAAGGCTGTTGTCTCTATCCATTTCACAAATATCACCAATTTCGACACTGAGGTGTGTCTAACCAGTGAGGCCACTGGTTTCGTTGTTGACTCAAAGAGGGGCATCATCTTGACCAATAGGCACGTGGTGGGGCCTGGCCCCTTCTCTGGGTACGCTGTTTTTGATAACCACGAGGAAGCCGTGGTGAAACCAATCTATAGAGACCCAATTCATGATTTTGGGTTTTTGCAGTTTGACCCCAAGACTGTGATGCATATGAAGATCCATGAGCTAGAACTAAGGCCGGACTTGGCAAAAGTCGGTACAGAGATTAGAGTGGTTGGTAACGATGCCGGTGAAAAATTATCCATCTTAGCTGGCTTCATATCTCGGTTGGATAGAAACGCTCCTTACTACGGTGCCCTAACTTATAACGACTTTAACACTGAATACATTCAAGCCGCTGCATCTGCATCTGGTGGATCTTCTGGGTCGCCAGTAGTGAATGAAATTGGCCAGGCGGTGGCCTTGCAAGCCGGAGGCTCCACCGAAGCATCCACTGACTTCTTTCTCCCGGTTTTCCGCCCATTGCGTGCTTTACAGTGCATTCAGCAGAGCCAGCCAATCACAAGAGGCGACATACAGGTGGAGTGGGTGCTACGTCCATTTGAAGAGTGCCGAAGATTAGGCTTAACACCAGAggcagaagcagaagcaagaaGACGTTTCCCTGACAAACTGGGccttcttgttgctgaaatTGTTCTTCCAGAAGGTCCTGCTGATAATATCATAAAAGAAGGTGATACCCTTATCTCGATCAACGGTGAATTTATCGACAGCTTCATCAAGGTCGACGAGATCTTGGACGCCAATGTCgacaaagagcttgagtttgttttccaaagaggagGACACGAGTTCAAGCAAAACATCAAGATTGGCGACTTGCACAAGATTACACCCAGCAGATATGTAGAAGTTGCTGGTGCATCTTTTAATGATCTTTCTTACCAGATGGCCAGGTGCTACTGCATTCCAGTGAAGGGCGTATTCATCAGTGACGCGTCGGGCACTTTTGATGTTTCTCCAAATGAAAAAACTGGATGGATTTTGGACAAAATCGATGAGAGACCGACTCCTGATCTCGATACGTTTATTGAAGTCATGAAGGAGATACCAGACCGTCAAAAAGTGACAATTGCTTACCGTCACATGTCTGACTTGCATACCAAGAACGTCCATGTTGTCTACGTCGAAAGGCACTGGCAGTCCGATTTCAGATTGGCCACTAGGAACGATAAAACTGGTCTTTGGGACTTTCAATCGTTACAAAAAGATCCCTTACCACCTCAAGAGATCGCTCCACAAAATGCCAGATTTGTTGATATCCCATTCTCAGATAACCGCAGACAGGAGTGTGCTCAAATGACCAGGTCATTTGTTCAATTGAGAACGATATCACCTATCTCGGTTGATGGAAGCTCTTTAAGAAAAGATGCTGGGTATGGTGTTGTCGTTGATGCAGAAAACGGCTACGTTTTGGTGTCGAGAAAATTTGTCCCCAACGACGTTCTCGATGTATATCTTATCTTTGCAGAATCCGTGGATATCCCTGGCAAAGTTGTCTTTTTGCATCCTAATCTCAACTATGCCTTGGTGAAGTACGATGCATCCAAAGTGCTTGCTGATGTCAGAACTCCCAGATTTTCCAGAACCCCTCTCAAACGAGGTGACAAGTCTTTCTTCGTTGGATACAATTACCATTTCCGCATGGTGACTGATGATGTCACCGTCAGCTCTATTTCATCGCTTAACATCTGCGCTAACCCCACAACTCCACGTTACAGAGGTACCAATCTTGAGTGTATATTGCTCGATAGCAAAATCGCTCAGGAATGTGACACCGGAGCTCTTATAGATGACAACGGTACATTGCGTGCATTCTGGTTGACCTACTTGGGTGAGCAAACCGAGGGAATCTCTGACGTCATGTACCGTATGGCCTTGGACGTCTCTGATGTGCTTCCCGTAATTGAGGGTTTGAAAAACAACGAGATTCCCAAAAACTTGCGTATCTTGGACGCAGAGCTCACTCCCCTCACCGTCTTCCTGGGTCGTACGAGAGGAGTGCCACAAGAATGGATCACCCGTTTCGAGGAGGAATGTCAAGACGAAGTTAAGTTTTTGTCGGTGTACAGAGTCAGTGCACCTTCAGATGAGAGCCGACCATGTCCTCTCCAGACATCTGATATCATCCTCACTGTGAATGACAAGCTTGTTAAGAGTGCCAGGGATCTCAGTGACATGTATACGAACGACGTGCTTAACTTCAAAGTTGTTCGTCAGAAGAAAGTTCAGGACATCGCTGTCCCTACCGTTGATACCTCTGCCCTTATCACATCTCGCATTTTCTTCTGGTGTGGTGCTGTCATTCAAGAGCCCCACCATGCTGTTCGCCAGCTTATGGAGACCATTCCGTCCAAAATCTACGTTGCCAAGAAGCACGCTGGTGGTCCAATGGCACAGTACGGTATTCTGACCAGTGTATTCATCACCCACGTCAATGACCAAGAAACTGTTGACTTGGAGTCATTCATAAGAATCGTCACGGCCATTGCAGACAACACCTACGTGAAGTTGCGTCTTGTCTCGTTCGACCATGTTCCTGGAGCTGTTTCCATCAAAACCAACTACCACTACTTTCCTACACAAGAGTTGAGAAAGGACCTCGACACAGGTGAGTGGAAGGAAGTCCAGCACAAATGCGAGTGA
- the ATP3 gene encoding F1F0 ATP synthase subunit gamma gives MFRLGTSQVARAGVRNYATLRDIEMRLKSIKNIEKITNTMKIVASTRLNKAQRAMQASRVFHESDKEFFQNTEPEVKEDEKTLLIVISSDKGLCGSIHSQISKAARKRIEELKGNVDIVAIGDKVKAQLSRTHAEKIAMAFSNVGKEEPNFHEVSAIADEIATLGKYENTEIMYNKFVSGVSFEPSKFSVFTADAIEKAPGLSKYELEAENVSEDFAEFSLANSLLTAQAEGYASEISARRNAMDNASKNAGDMINSYSILYNRTRQAVITNELVDIITGASSLD, from the exons ATGTTTCGCTTAGGTACTTCTCAGGTCGCCCGTGCTGGGGTGAG AAACTATGCTACATTGAGAGATATCGAGATGCGTCTCAAgtccatcaagaacattgaAAAGATCACCAACACCATGAAGATCGTTGCTTCCACCAGATTGAACAAGGCCCAAAGAGCCATGCAGGCCTCCAGAGTGTTCCACGAGTCAGACAAGGAGTTCTTCCAGAACACCGAGCCTGAGGTGAAGGAGGACGAGAAGACCTTGTTGATTGTCATCTCCTCCGACAAGGGCTTGTGTGGATCCATCCATTCGCAGATCTCCAAGGCTgccagaaaaagaatcgaagagctcaaggGCAACGTTGACATTGTGGCCATTGGTGACAAGGTCAAGGCTCAGTTGAGCAGAACCCATGCTGAAAAGATTGCCATGGCTTTCTCCAACGTTGGTAAAGAGGAGCCAAACTTCCACGAGGTTTCTGCCATTGCTGACGAAATCGCCACCTTGGGTAAGTACGAGAACACCGAGATCATGTACAACAAGTTTGTTTCTGGTGTTTCTTTCGAACCATCCAAGTTCTCCGTTTTCACTGCCGACGCTATCGAGAAAGCTCCTGGCTTGAGCAAGTACGAATTGGAGGCCGAAAACGTGTCCGAGGACTTTGCCgagttttctttggctAACTCCCTTTTGACTGCCCAGGCCGAGGGTTACGCTTCCGAGATCTCTGCCAGAAGAAACGCTATGGATAACGCTTCCAAGAACGCTGGTGACATGATCAACTCCTACTCCATCTTGTACAACAGAACCAGACAGGCTGTTATTACCAACGAATTGGTGGATATCATTACCGgtgcctcttctttggactAA
- a CDS encoding origin recognition complex subunit 6: MSNLQTSQALKDVLPTFSGPFPAQLVSYVDSLYSLSFQKIPVLPHKADVARYHLCAYLGALRCQERFSLPEPSSQSIPVQPKLLDRLLDDIEEKVVRGSSSPNSTPTKKRTLNLMSPSPSKSAPKVSSPLKKLQFLKDDASPDGSQDSPSKFDMESPFNTTKPSHNDNSPFKTPTKKRSEKSFSGSPRTPKSAAGSPSGPRYVRSLTIADIISFANNFFIPAQVTPDLVESFMAQKHKFLKKNEWLLACGLIHAAYIRINAKLLENTIGKKSELQEQLFQYQKGGLMKANMVMWIKIIEESVKSEPWLIDLELKYKHNNWTIEDTSEAREIEGKLGAGYELLEHFGSMINPSVMFNKPSQVEYYNNWTSRVKEELSRT; encoded by the coding sequence ATGAGCAATCTTCAAACATCGCAGGCTCTTAAGGATGTTCTACCGACGTTCTCTGGCCCGTTTCCGGCTCAATTGGTTTCGTATGTGGATTCACTCTACAGTCTAAGTTTTCAGAAGATCCCTGTGCTTCCCCATAAAGCAGATGTGGCACGTTATCATCTATGTGCGTACCTTGGCGCGTTACGCTGTCAGGAGAGATTTTCTCTTCCAGAACCTCTGTCTCAGCTGATTCCAGTGCAGCCAAAGTTGTTGGATAGGCTACTTGAcgacattgaagagaaagttgtGCGTGGGAGCTCTTCACCAAACAGTACGCCCACCAAAAAGAGGACTTTAAATCTCATGCTGCCGCTGCCGTCGAAAAGTGCCCCAAAAGTGTCAAGCcctttgaaaaaattgcagtttttgaaagatgaCGCTAGTCCAGATGGTAGTCAGGACAGCCCAAGTAAATTCGACATGGAGTCGCCGTTCAACACTACCAAGCCGTCGCACAACGACAATTCGCCATTCAAAACACCCACAAAGAAGCGATCCGAGAAGAGTTTTTCAGGTTCGCCCAGAACTCCAAAATCGGCTGCTGGCTCACCTTCAGGACCACGCTACGTTCGTCTGCTCACAATAGCTGACATTATATCATTTGCCAATAATTTCTTTATTCCAGCCCAAGTGACTCCTGACCTCGTGGAGAGCTTCATGGCCCAGAAACATAAatttttaaaaaagaaTGAGTGGCTATTGGCATGTGGACTCATTCATGCTGCCTACATCAGAATCAATgcaaagcttttggaaaataCAATTGGGAAAAAGTCagagcttcaagagcagcttTTTCAGTACCAGAAGGGCGGGCTTATGAAAGCCAATATGGTGATGTGGATCAAAATTATAGAGGAGTCTGTCAAGTCTGAGCCATGGCTCATTGATTTGGAATTGAAGTATAAGCACAATAACTGGACCATCGAAGATACATCTGAAGCTCGAGAGATTGAGGGAAAATTGGGTGCGGGTtacgagcttcttgagcattTTGGGTCTATGATCAACCCATCAGTAATGTTTAACAAGCCTTCTCAGGTCGAGTATTACAACAATTGGACCAGTAGAGTCAAAGAGGAGCTCAGCAGAACGTGA
- the CWH43 gene encoding Cwh43p produces MGTLAAKEQKDSPQNTSDHFYIRINAKWIAVAHGVFALTAFLGALVVGCYLHYEKIVENASYGYPDEWFPSVSATIGDRYPERSVFQIFIAVTSGPRFLLIFTNFLVLYHEGHKKAWTMLISGLLRTFTCGGWVYITSTDDHDAHDVFMISYIVLTIPWTICMSSLSKKGSLAKKGRVLTALSFFGSLVPLVYFFIQHKVHVIAGAYSYYAYIEWSLIFLDVAFDTWSYLDFSSIELRVLGASVDLIAAETQKVEKTKRASIDEDFDLATFVVNTINSSTLMTGITAMFACVWYFPLWHMGVSGYEAVIIVMFIAPIFALPLRPIIAAYPFIPRAAAVILTVGAWKVPDPANRLMTVSAGVGFSVLGLTNELMSLQSNPKRFTSYFVSLFLGVLSSSAVKYLCCSNNPAWPIMHKENGGYNELAFFITMIAALFTRPPKKLPEDLSFKPQGGSFLLAALGLAGYLFSLTAFFSDSSIFVIWSWTGFPIKGPTPVIGGLIHFAAAFAGVITSIRFHPNILAQPIFTLVGALASGFVFYAFPDWLGFAGSTVFTFFIASITPTVAQSVLGYCPIKLLITAYFIHIGLCFMSVWIVAYAFVPGGPMLRERSDIMVGITVISVALAVLNYLLRKSASKITRIEVTGGKLLKNAILIITVLTAIISTGFTSRYQSSAPQPYKADTRSFTAGIWCVHFGLDNDLWASEIRMSNLLREAEVDIIGLLETDTERLIGGNRDFVQRMAEELGMYADYGPGPNKHTWGAALLSKFPILESEHHLLPSPMGELAPAIKATLDIYGELIDVVVFHSGQEEDPEDRRLQSLYLEELMGNSQRPMVLLSYLVTEPLQGNYFTYSSEKSRMHDIDSTDWDRWCEYIMFRDLKKVAYARISRSTITDTELQIAKFKFLTGEQTQLGDDFIYGNHFISEDEVSPDLSMPSLFRGEGVRGHRYHVFDEPRYFAESADQVAH; encoded by the coding sequence ATGGGAACTTTGGCTGCCAAAGAGCAGAAGGATTCCCCTCAAAATACAAGCGACCACTTCTACATTCGCATCAATGCTAAGTGGATTGCAGTGGCGCATGGGGTTTTTGCTTTGACTGCTTTTCTCGGTGCATTGGTGGTCGGCTGCTACCTTCACTACGAGAAAATCGTCGAAAACGCTAGCTATGGATACCCTGATGAGTGGTTTCCATCTGTTAGTGCTACGATTGGCGATAGATATCCAGAGAGATCGGtgtttcaaatttttaTTGCAGTAACCTCCGGGCCTCGGTTTTTGCTAATTTTTACCAATTTCCTTGTTTTGTATCACGAGGGCCATAAGAAAGCATGGACGATGTTGATTTCTGGATTGTTGAGAACCTTCACATGTGGTGGTTGGGTATACATCACTTCCACAGACGATCACGACGCCCACGATGTGTTTATGATCAGTTACATTGTGCTCACGATCCCTTGGACCATTTGTATGTCTTCATTGTCTAAAAAAGGCAGTTTGGCAAAGAAGGGCCGTGTTTTGACTGCCTTGTCTTTCTTCGGTCTGCTTGTGCCCTTGGTCTACTTTTTCATCCAGCACAAGGTCCACGTCATTGCTGGTGCCTACTCCTACTATGCCTACATTGAATGGTCTTTGATTTTCCTCGACGTTGCGTTCGACACCTGGTCATATTTAGACTTTTCAAGCATTGAGCTTAGAGTACTCGGCGCTTCGGTCGATCTAATTGCCGCAGAGACCCAAAAGGTTGAAAAGACCAAGAGAGCTTCAATCGATGAAGACTTTGACTTGGCTACTTTCGTTGTCAATACCATCAATTCCTCCACATTGATGACAGGCATCACTGCTATGTTTGCATGTGTGTGGTATTTCCCCTTGTGGCACATGGGCGTATCGGGCTACGAGGCAGTTATTATCGTCATGTTCATTGCTCCAATTTTTGCGCTTCCATTGCGTCCAATTATTGCAGCGTACCCATTCATTCCAAGAGCTGCTGCAGTGATACTCACTGTAGGAGCTTGGAAAGTGCCTGACCCTGCAAATCGTCTTATGACTGTTAGTGCTGGTGTCGGGTTCTCAGTTCTCGGGTTGACGAATGAGTTGATGAGCTTACAAAGCAACCCCAAGAGATTCACTTCGTACTTTGTTTCATTATTTTTGGGTGTTTTATCGTCATCTGCCGTCAAGTACCTTTGCTGCTCGAATAATCCAGCTTGGCCAATAATGCACAAGGAGAACGGTGGATACAACGAGCTTGCATTTTTTATTACGATGATAGCTGCCTTGTTCACTCGCCCTCCCAAAAAGTTGCCTGAGGATCTCTCCTTCAAACCACAAGGGGGCTCATTCTTGCTCGCTGCATTGGGTTTGGCTGGGTATCTCTTTTCCCTCACTGCTTTTTTCTCCGACTCGTCAATTTTTGTAATTTGGTCTTGGACTGGTTTCCCTATCAAGGGTCCAACACCCGTCATTGGCGGCTTGATACACTTCGCAGCAGCTTTTGCAGGAGTCATTACCTCCATTAGATTCCACCCCAATATTCTCGCTCAGCCAATTTTCACATTGGTGGGCGCATTGGCTTCCGGCTTCGTGTTCTACGCTTTCCCTGACTGGTTGGGGTTTGCCGGCTCCACAGtgttcactttcttcatcgcATCCATTACTCCTACCGTTGCTCAGTCTGTCTTGGGGTACTGTCCAATCAAACTTCTTATCACGGCCTACTTCATTCACATAGGTCTTTGCTTCATGTCTGTTTGGATTGTTGCATATGCTTTCGTGCCTGGAGGACCAATGCTCAGAGAGAGGTCTGACATCATGGTGGGGATTACCGTGATCAGCGTGGCTCTTGCAGTTTTGAATTATCTTCTTCGTAAGTCTGCCTCCAAAATCACTCGTATCGAGGTGACGGGTGggaagcttttgaagaatgcaaTTCTTATAATAACGGTCTTGACGGCCATCATCAGCACTGGCTTCACTAGCAGGTATCAGTCATCTGCTCCGCAACCATACAAAGCTGATACTAGATCCTTCACTGCCGGCATTTGGTGCGTTCACTTTGGTTTAGACAATGATCTTTGGGCAAGTGAAATCCGTATGAGCAACTTGCTTAGAGAAGCTGAGGTCGATATCATCGGGTTGCTAGAGACCGACACTGAGCGTCTTATCGGTGGGAATAGAGATTTCGTGCAGAGAATGGCAGAGGAGTTGGGAATGTATGCTGACTACGGCCCTGGCCCAAACAAACACACTTGGGGTGCTGCCTTGCTTTCCAAATTTCCAATTTTGGAATCAGAGCATCATCTCTTGCCCTCCCCTATGGGTGAATTGGCACCAGCAATCAAAGCAACTTTAGACATTTACGGTGAATTGATCGACGTGGTAGTGTTCCACTCtggtcaagaagaagatcctGAAGATCGTCGCTTGCAGAGCTTATACCTCGAAGAGTTGATGGGCAACTCGCAAAGACCCATGGTGCTTCTCAGTTATCTAGTCACCGAGCCATTACAGGGTAACTACTTCACCTACTCCAGCGAGAAATCTAGAATGCATGATATCGATTCCACCGACTGGGACAGATGGTGTGAGTATATCATGTTCCGTGACCTCAAGAAGGTTGCCTACGCTAGAATCTCTAGATCCACTATCACCGACACGGAGCTTCAAATCGCCAAGTTCAAGTTCCTTACTGGCGAACAAACACAGTTAGGGGACGACTTCATATATGGCAACCACTTCATCAGCGAGGACGAAGTGAGCCCTGATCTCAGTATGCCCTCTCTTTTCAGAGGAGAAGGCGTGAGAGGACACAGGTACCACGTTTTTGACGAGCCCCGCTACTTTGCCGAAAGCGCCGATCAGGTTGCGCATTAG